In Meleagris gallopavo isolate NT-WF06-2002-E0010 breed Aviagen turkey brand Nicholas breeding stock chromosome 30, Turkey_5.1, whole genome shotgun sequence, the genomic stretch GGCAGCGATGGGTCTTTGGGTTCCTGTGGGAGATTTCGGTGCAAAAAAGGGGTTCTTTGGGCTTTGACCTTTGGGGGTTTGGTGCTGACTGAGGATGGGGGGATGGCGTGTGCCTCGAGCCAGAACCTGAACTTGTCCCAGAAGGTGTCAAAGCCAAAGAGCAATAAAGTGCGGTCGATTACTCAGGGGGTGAGAATTAATCTGCTCCGAGGAGCCGGGCAGCAAAGATGAAATTGCAAACTAGCCCCATAATGGCCTGAAGAAATGGGTTGATTTCACCGTCCAGTGGTTAGAAAACATTATTAACAAGATCTGAAAGTGACGGGCAGCTGAGCAGCACGGCGCAGGCTGATGGGAGCAGCTCTTCCTTTGTAAGGCAGAGCAGTTTTGCACTGTGGCAGGTTTTGTTGTGTGGTTGGGATGGGGGGAGGTCCTGCGGCATCCACGGTTCCACTGAGCTCATCCTGGAGCTGGGGAGGCGGGGGGGGGGGGCTGCATCCTGCCCTGAAAGCCGCTTATGGTTTTAAACCGCCTTTAGgattcagttttaattaaaatggcTTTAGTGGGGAAAGCTGGAACTGATGCGGGGTGAAGCAGCTCGGTGCTGGTGGAGGCTTTGTGAGGTGGGGAGGGGGATTGGGACCCCCTGCCCATCTCCATGCCTCCATCCTGCAGGGGAGCCACCTCTGTGGTGTACAGCTGTGAGGAGAAGGGCACACGTACCCCATATGCTGCCAAGATCCTGAAGAAGACAGTGAGTGTTGGTGGCATTGAGGGTCTGGGAGCGTGAAGGGCATTGGGGTGGGGCCGTGGGGATGGGGCCGTGGGGATGGGGCCGTGGGGATGGGGCCGTGgggatggggacgtggggatggggacgtggggatggggatgcCAGTCTCTGCAGTTCAGGGTTGGGGGGAGGAAGCACAACGGGCTCAATTTCTGGGGCACATCCTGCAGTGGGAATGGCCGTGGGGAGCTGTGCGGTGGAACCAGCAGCGGTGGTGATGGATGTCTGTGGGTTCTGCCTTCCAGATCGACAAAAAGATTGTGAGGACGGAGATCGGGGTCCTGCTGCGCCTCTCACACCCCAACATTGTGAGTAGGAGGCCGCAGTGCCCCCATCCCAGCACGGCACTGGGTGAAGCCATCACCCCATCACCCCCACCCAGACCCCTTGGTGCCCTACGGCACAGCGCAGCCCCGCTCAGCGCCGTCCCCTCCTTTCCCATCACGGTGCAGTGGGGCTCACCCCCTCCATAGCTgctccccacccccaccccggCTCCCCATCGCCCTCAGCTTTCCACTCGGTGAGCAATTTCCACTGAGGAGATGAAATGAGCACCGGAACCAATTGCCCATCAGTAAGGACTGCTGCGAGGGGAGATAAGAGGCGAGGAGAGGGCGAGGGGCTCCGTGCTCCCTGAACCCAGCACTGGGGATAGCAGCCCCTCCACCCCAACACAGCAGAGGAGGGGACCGCATTTCACACACCAACAGAAATGCCACCAGCTTTGGTTTGTGCTCTCCCACACACTCTTTGGGCACCGAGCACGgggagcacccatgggtgcttCGGTGCTAAGTGTTTCCATAGGGAGCCCCGAGCGattgctggcagctgctgcatcTCCTTCTATACAACACTGCCTTCGGTCCGTTTGCCAGCATTCAGCACCAACCTCGACGGTGGATGATAATAGGATTGTAAACTTTTGAAGTTAATAGGAAAATTATAGTGCTTCTGTGTATTATTATAATGCAGTCAGCTGCCGCGCGGTGCCGCCGGCCCTGCGGGGTATCACGGCTCGTCACCCGGCCTGCGAAGGTAATGATTAAAGCCCCATGAAATCCAGAGTGTCACAAAAGTCTTAAGAAGCGTGaaatgctctgttttctgttaaaaaaaaatatattaaaaaatatatatattgcatttttgacttctttttaaGAGAGATCTGTTAATTCCAGATTTGCCGCGCAGGCACAAAGGGTTTGTGCAGACTTCGCACGGTATCTGAAGGGAAAATGATAAGGAAAATGGAGATTGTTTCACGCTCCTTCcatgcagagctctgctggggctgctcccctGTGGGTGCTGCTCATGGGGGCCCTGGGTGTCACAGCTCCAGAGGTGGCATcgcagcagggatggggatgaggcTGTGAAATCAATGTGCGTCCCCAGCTTTGAGTTGATGGGGCCAAAGTCACGACAGGAGCAGCCCCTGCCTCGTCCTTAATGCATGATTAAGTGAGCGAGGCAGTTCCAGATCTGGGCTGAAACAAACAGGCGAGGAGGGGATGTGTGGGGTGCGTCTGTGCCAATGCTGCCACATCTGGAATTTATATGGTGGGAGTGAGCAGGGTCCTATggcaccagcacagccccatcccaaTGGCACAGCCCCGTCCCAATGGCAAATCCCAATCCCAATGGCACAGCCTTAACCCCGATGGCAAATCCCTAGCCTAATGGCACAGCACTGtcccaccagcacagccctAACCCCAATGGCAAATCCCAATCTCAATGGCACAGCCCCAACCTCAATGGCACAGCCCTATCCCAATGGTACAGCCCCAACCCCAATGGCACAGCCTCAACCCCAATGGCACAGCCCCATCCCAATGGCACAGCCCCAACTCCAACCCCAATGGCACAGCCCCAACCCCAATGGCACAGCCCTAACCCCAATGGCACAGCCCTATCCTAATGGCAAATCCCCATCCCAATGGCACAGCCCCATCTGTTGCCACCCACCCTCATCCCTTTCAGATCAAACTGAAGGAGATCTTCGAGACGCCCTCGGAGATCGCTCTGGTGCTGGAATTGGTGACGGGAGGAGAGCTCTTCGACAGGTAGGGGACACAGCCCCAAGGGAGGGTGAGGATGGAACGGGGCCGAAGGACACCCCTATGGGGTTGGGGATGGAGGGTGAGGGCACATCTTGACTGCTGTGCACCCACAGGATCGTGGAGAGGGGGTTCTACAGTGAGCGGGATGCAGCCCACGTGGTCAAGCAGATCCTGGAGGCTGTGTTGGTAGGGTCTCCGTGTCCCCATGTGGTTTGGGGGCATCGCTGTGGGTCTGGGAGCATCACTGCATGCCCAGAGCCGTGCTGTCTGGGGAAGGTCACTGCCACACCGCTTGGAAATGGGGTTTCCATGGCAACAAATAGGTTTAAAAATGGAAACTCTGAACGGGAAATGTCCTTCCTCTGCCCTGCTAAagcctttccttcctcctcccatcCCCCGCCGTCTCTCTCCGCAGTATTTGCATGAGAACGGAGTGGTGCACCGGGACCTGAAGCCGGAGAACCTGCTGTATGCAGACCTGTCCCCCGACGCCCCCCTGAAGATCGGTgggtgctgagcagaggggctgcACCCCGGGGCTCCCCACCCTGATGGCACCCATCAGTCTGACCCCTCCCTGTGTGTCCCCAAGGTGACTTCGGGCTCTCCAAGATCGTGGATGAGCAGGACACCATGAAAACTGTCTGTGGGACACCGGGGTACTGCGGTGAgcagtggggatgtggggcagagGAACTCGGGGGGGTGGtggaaggggggggggggtccTGCCCGGTGCTCCTCTTCAGTCTGCCTCACAAAGAGCCCAGaattggaggctggaaggagaTGGGGACAGGTGGCACAACTCTGTGATGCATGAACCCTGTTTGTCATCAGTCCCCAACCCAAAccagctcagtgctgagctctgcacacAGGAGGTGCCCAGGAGGGGTTTCCTACTGGATTTTAACCCCCACCTCTTGCTTCCAGCCCCTGAAATCCTGCACGGCTGCCCCTATGGCCCTGAGGTGGATATGTGGTCGGTGGGTGTCATCACCTACATCCTGTGAGTACTGCTGTGGGGTGTGAGCTCCTGGTTGTGCCATGTCCCTGCATGGGGCCTGGGGGCACTGGGGATCCTCCGCTCCTTCCAGGCTCTGCGGCTTCGAGCCCTTCTTTGACCCACGTGGGGACCAATACATGTACAGCCGCATCCTCACCTGTGACTACGAGTTCGTGTCCCCGTGGTGGGACGAGGTTTCCCTCAATGCCAAGGACCTGGTGAGTCCCTGAGCTTCAGGGCAGAGCTTGAGGCTGTGTGAAGCGAGTGGATCGGGTGTAAGAATGACAAAGCCGGGAGTTTGCCAAATGGAATGGTGTCACTGTCAATgcttctctgcctcctgctcctgTGCATCTGTATTCCTTGCAAACGTGAGGCTGTGAGTCCACCAAGAGAGCTCCTTCTGAGCATTGCACAGGGGTGGGAGTGGGGGGCACTGAACAAATGAcaattttgggttttttttttttttgtcacgTTGAAATTGGCTGCAGGTCAGAAAACTGATCGTCTTGGATCCCCAGAAGAGACTGACGGTCTATCAGGCTCTGGAGCATCCCTGGGTGACTGGAAAAGCAGCCAAGTTTGCCCACATGGACAGCACACAAAAGAAGCTGCAGGAATTTAACGCCAGGAGGAAACTGAAGGTAACGTGACAAAACCCGATGAATCCctccctctttcctcctcttgcaCAAAACTCGTCCCATCCGTGGGCTGCATTCAATGGGGCCGAGCAATCCCTGCCCCGAGCAGCAAAACGCCGAGTGGGGAAGCTTGGGGGTTGAACCAGGTGTGCGTGTGCTTCCTACTAATGCCATCACCgctctgcctgcaggctgccatGAAAGCCGTGGTGGCATCCAGCCGTTTGGGCAACCACGGCCACCACGACTGCTCCAGGAGCCGGGGGGGCTCCCGGGGGGGCACTGAGGCCACCGCTGCATCCGAGGAGCTGGAGGCGTTCCCTGCTGTGCCCAAAGTGCCCATCAACGGGGcgagctgcaggagctgatggTGCCCGGCTCCCGGCAGCACTGCGGGGGCTCTTGGGGCAGCCATGGGGATGGCAGCATGGGGTGCATCCCTGCGTGGTGTCGTGGTGCTGCTGCGGCTGTGCGTCCACCCCCACCCCGCAGGGAAGCAGCGCTGGCGACTCCTGTCTTCCAACAACCCAACAGCTTTGGCTGCTGTGGCATTACGAGTGTCCCAGCTGCTTAAAAACGAGGAGcaaacagcaaggaaaaaaaaaaaaaaaaaaaaaggatttctttcactttcccAACAAAGGCAGCGAGTTATCTCTACCACAGAGTTCTGTAAATAGTCCTCAAAGGCATCACTGCAGAGGGGAGGGGTGGCCAGCAACGTGTGCCCCGTCTCCAGCCCCATTGCACCCACCAGCCCCACtgcggggggggaggggggtgtCGGACCTCCCCCCAAAAAcgtctgcctgcagctcctcggTGTCTTTAGGTGGTAGATGAGCTCTGTTTGATTCGTGCTTTCGTGACACTCCGGTTTCATTCGTCCTGGTGTTCAGTCTCGgtgtgtgctgtgtgggagTGGCAGGGCTGTCGGTGAGGAGTGCTGCCTTCGTTGCGTTTCTGACAGGCGTTTTAATGAAGAACAATGCAATTATTTCTACGGAGCAGCGTCAGGCTTTGTAACACGTAACGGTGCTGTTGTTCCTTCACTGGGGACGATGAGTTtatactgcttttctgtttggttttttaagACTAATGAAATCCGAGGACAAACTTcttgaaatgagatttttttagGCATTTCTTTACCAAGCTGCGGGATGAACATTTGTGGATTCTAATACAGAACAAGAAATGAGACAGGAAAAGCCATACTACGTGTGCTGGAGAGAAGGGACTGCAGACAAAAGACACAGCTTTGCTTAAGCTAAGAGCTGCAATTGCAGACACAGTCCAGAGAGGGTTGGTTGGTAGATGCAGAGCTGTAACCAGGGATGCAGGGAGGGAAATGTAACACGGTGACTTTTGTACTTATTTACAGCACAAACAGAAATCCTAAGGATGACAGTAAGGGCTGATCCACGCTTTGTTGTGCTCGTTTATGTTTAGGGTGCTCATAAAGCCAATTACAGAGGAGAGATCAGATGCGTGAGAGAATGGACAAAGGAAACGAtgctcctttttctttgttatttcctcttccttccctgcttGAAGACAGAGGGCagaatgcagtgctgtgctgagctctgctctccatcCTGCAGATGTGCAAACCCCACAGAAATATCCATTTACAACCATGGGGCCTGAACTTCATGTCTGCTATTTATTAAATCAGGTGTTAACATTAATTCATACACTCTGACGTGAAGGACAGATATAAAACATCGCGCAGGAGAAGgccagggagctcagcacaggAGCAGGGACATTGCTCTGCCCTCAGACTGCTCCTGGtagcagaaaacaaagtatCACTGAGATAATGGGTAATAAAGTGTCATCCTAGGAAGACGCCCCAGGGGCAATTGtagccagaaaaagaaaaaaaaaaggagtttgtCTCTTCTGTCAACAAAGTATTATTCCACAAATATCCGTACTTGGAGGTAGGGAAAGCAGTGTCAATCCTATGGGACACGCCATTTCCGTCTGTATGCTGTTTTCAGAATGTGTTTTAATAACTTATTTCTTCGGTATAGTGGTTACGTTTTCAATATCGCAGGTATTTATGAAAGAGCATAGACAGCAAATAAAACATCTAACGGCGTAACGCgtgctctgctcttcctgcGTGCGAATGGCTGGAAACCAATATGGCTGCGCCCATGCGGTACGACTGCTTTCCGGCCCTGTCGGTCACTCTGTTCAGACTGGGCTGACTATCGGTCAATCCGTTCACGCTGGGCTGAGGCCCAACGAGACCAAGCGCTGGGTGCTGCCCTTCGGGCACCGCAACCCGACGTTGCGGGACTGCCGGGGATCCCGAGCCGCCCACGTGCTTGCAGCGCGCACGTGGCTCCGCCCAGCGCGTGACGTCACCGCCTTGCCGGAAGCGGAAGTGACGCTCATTAGCGGAGAGGCGGGGCGTTCCTCCCGCCCTTTCTATTAGGGCGGGGCAAACAGAAAACCGGGCGCACTGATTGGCCGTGCAGCGAGGGCGGGAAGCAGGGTGAGCAGGGAGTCGATTGGCTGTAGCGCTGCTAGGAGAAGGGCGGCGCATGCGCAGGGGGAGGCGCGGTGTGTGGGGAGGCGGTGGCGGTGGCGGTGGCGGCGNNNNNNNNNNNNNNNNNNNNNNNNNNNNNNNNNNNNNNNNNNNNNNNNNNNNNNNNNNNNNNNNNNNNNNNNNNNNNNNNNNNNNNNNNNNNNNNNNNNNTTGGGAGTTAAAGCGCCGCGCGGTGGCGGTTGAGCGCTGCTCGAGTGCTGCGTTACGCCGCGGAGGGCTGGAAGGAGGCGGCCGGAGCACCCCGAGTTCTGGTCATGCTTTATTCCTTTTACCTCAGAGCTTCTCCTTCCCTGCGTGAAACGTATGGCGAACCGGGGGTACGTCCTGTGCCGCTGGAGGGGGCGGCTGTGGCCGGCGAAGGTAAAACAAGgctggggggtggggagggcagCGAACAGGGCTGAAATTGGGGCTGTGACCCACGCGAGGGGCTGGGCTGACGGCTCAGTTGGGTGCTGTCGGCTCCCTGGGAGCGTTTGAGGCGGGAAAAGGGGATATATTGCTAAGAAAGCAACGAAATGCGTTGCTGCTGAAGTTGCTGTGAAGTGAGGCCTGTCCTACAGCCTCCACGCGCTCATAAAACACTTGAAATGCCTCCTTTTTTTCGTGTAGGTTTTGCCAAAGCCTGGGCTTGCTGAGgatccacctatcaccaacgCACAGGAGGTTCTGGAGGTTGAAATAATCAGCCTAAAAGAGAGGTGAAGTATCTCTGTTACAGTTTTCTTTCCGCTCTTAAATGCG encodes the following:
- the LOC100545142 gene encoding calcium/calmodulin-dependent protein kinase type IV-like, producing MPPSCRGATSVVYSCEEKGTRTPYAAKILKKTIDKKIVRTEIGVLLRLSHPNIIKLKEIFETPSEIALVLELVTGGELFDRIVERGFYSERDAAHVVKQILEAVLYLHENGVVHRDLKPENLLYADLSPDAPLKIGDFGLSKIVDEQDTMKTVCGTPGYCAPEILHGCPYGPEVDMWSVGVITYILLCGFEPFFDPRGDQYMYSRILTCDYEFVSPWWDEVSLNAKDLVRKLIVLDPQKRLTVYQALEHPWVTGKAAKFAHMDSTQKKLQEFNARRKLKAAMKAVVASSRLGNHGHHDCSRSRGGSRGGTEATAASEELEAFPAVPKVPINGASCRS